Proteins from a genomic interval of Yoonia sp. GPGPB17:
- the hspQ gene encoding heat shock protein HspQ, with protein MFKTRAKYHLGQVVRHRKHPFRGVVFDVDAMFSNTDEWYNAIPEDSRPKKDQPFYHLLAENDQSFYVAYVSEQNLVADYSGEPVDHPDLDDLFGPFEDGQYPLQVQLN; from the coding sequence ATGTTCAAAACGCGCGCGAAATATCATCTGGGTCAAGTGGTCCGCCACCGCAAGCATCCTTTCAGGGGTGTCGTGTTTGATGTGGACGCCATGTTTTCGAACACCGATGAATGGTACAACGCCATTCCCGAGGACAGCCGCCCCAAGAAAGACCAGCCGTTTTATCACCTTTTGGCTGAGAATGATCAGAGCTTCTATGTAGCCTATGTTTCTGAACAAAACCTTGTTGCGGATTATTCTGGTGAGCCGGTGGATCACCCTGATCTGGATGATCTATTTGGTCCGTTCGAGGATGGTCAGTACCCTTTGCAGGTGCAACTGAACTAG